The DNA sequence TAGTTTGGGCGTTGGCCTGCCGTCAGACATAATTTTGAGTTGCTGCTGTAGTGGTAGTTtagtaaaattgttttttactAAAAACTCCAAATCTCCACCCTCCATAACGACACTTGCTAATGTTGCTAACGGTGATATCAAATGGCTAACGGTTATCAATGACGTTGATAACATCCTATGATTTGATTGGTGAGAGGCCAAAGGTTGGCTGGCTTCCCTTGGTATAGTCCTGACTAATCACAGATTGGCAGTGGCATGAGGGTAGCCTCATCTGATTGGTTAATCCTTCAATTTCTTTTTCACCAAGGGATGCCAATTTCAGTCTGGCCTCCCCACGGACATGACATTAGTCTACAGTAGAAGTGCAATATAGTGTTTCACCACACATTCACCACATAACATTTAGAGGGGCGCTGTTTCACTCATTGTAAAATACTCAATGAGAAATGGGGAAGAGATGACAACAACAGCACAGAATAACCGAAACTGTTAAACgaagtgtttttattgaaatgacaACTGCAGTCTAAAAAAGCAGGGGAAGCCTGGCTTCCTTTGGCTTCTGGGAGAAAACACCACTGATAAGAGACAGACTCTCTGGATTCCTAAGTTTGTAAGAGCGGACCCTCGGcctgcagaactgacctttgtaaccCTCCAAGTGGGGGTTCAATCAGTGAAGCTCAACAGGCTCAGGAAGACCTCCTTGAAACCATTTCGATATGTTGAACTACGACACGaactaaaagcatgaaatgaTCCTAAAGGCCACTTGGACCGGAGGAAAACAACTCCCACCTTATAGATGGAAGACAGACTCTTATCAGCAAAGCCATAAACTAATCCACATTCATGAGGACTTTGTGAAACCCCCTTTGCAAATCTGAggcaaacctgaaattcatgtaaattaaatgtctaatcattatgcaacttatatcatgttatttgtcgtgtaaatacaagaagaatggtataactttcatATATGTATGACTATCTACTAAAGAGATATAAGACTTCAGGTAAGACTACAGGTAACAATACTGTCCTCTATTGACAAGAGTTAAATTTCCTTATgtgaagagttaatgaatgtttaataaccatgtatttgtattttaagtgtttaacttgtgatctattaacctcatagacaatcatattttagtagttaAATTAGATGAGTAGTTTGGCTCAAAGATTGAAGTTTCTAAAAtaataggaatgtaaagataatatttgaaggatttgagtttaaagttttcttttattgttaaacaatagtcacattgaatgcttttatattatgaagtaagagttacgtcaacttatatttaaatatgtttctgaaagtaatcaAATCACATAAGTGTTGCAgaactttatttcctttcactttagtattaaactttatttcagtagatgGTTTAAGATGTGTAGATAGTTTGATAAAGTTGAACTAATGAAGATTGTATGCTTAGACATCgtgaagtgttaatatgaaggttaatgtttgttattagaagaaATGACTTATCATGAATTGCGTAAACTGCTCAGCTGTTTCTTTAATGGTTTTATAAATATGATACAAGCTGACAGGACCgtaattgaatattcatcaataattcgGTGCGAACCCCTTTAGAACATCCCTAAAACTCCTCCCATCTTATTCTAActtataaaaacagcctcaaagagattcctctttgagctggcctccaaGAACTCAAGAAAATTCTTAAGAcatctcttttatttgtttttcaatcaaATGTATCCGAATTCAATCTTTTATCGCaacaagttaatttgttttgttttattagtaacattaaGTCTCGTATTTCCACGTATAGTCGTTTAATTTTAAGTAAACACgtacagtattttgttttgaAGTAGACGCCGCTGAAGACTTGAGCGTAGTCAGACTTAACTTTATTTGACACTTAACTCAAGTTACTACAAGCCAAATAGAGCCTGAACGTAAGCtcccaaagaagaagaagaagaagaagaagaagaagaagaagaagaaggcttGAAACTGAACCTGCTCTCTGAGAGCAATATTGAAAACCAGAAGTGAAGCCAGCCTAAAGACtctttcagagcagcctgaaacagcctgaTTCTTTACCGGCATTCAACGCCTCTGCATCCACTGAGATGCGCCACAGCCCACAGCTGATCCGGGCTCTTCCACTGCAACACCGCTGGTGATGCTGCACCAACAACTCTGGACCTGCCAAGATGACACCTCTACCACGACGACACAcctcaacagtaaggcataacatggctttgtgatcaagggttgatgtcgaataacgttaaaatgaaagaatttatttagagaagttgaattagcttttCCCCTCAGCATTCCCCGGTACAACACGTTAAGCCTCGAGTCACGCACTTCGAGCCACTCTcgctgaataattttctttattaatttttatcattcttaggccttatttattttactttctttttatttataatgttctgtatattatctgtatatgttatattatctatgctttatcatgtatcctcaagacgtttagctattaataaatgtcttcatttatcctaaaagtgtttggttgtttctttgagctgcagtaaacagaggtcactgtttgggacaagaacttACGACTGTAAGACTGATTCACTGATTAAACtgaacaagggttagtgctTCCTCCTGGCACTAAtaaatcctaaccaaaaaggaggtggCCCTAATGACGaggtaattcattaataaagtattaacGCTCCTACAACACCATGAGAACATGAAAGTTTAACAAAAGAATAACTTTATGTCGACTTACCAGCTTTTTCCAGAGGTTTCACTCACATTACATGACCTTCACACTATTACATCCAtgatcaagaatgaacttttatgTTTAGCATAAAAGTTCTTTACCTGAGAGTATCCACCTatctgtccatacctgagagtaACCAActgtctgtccatacctgagagtgtccagtctccagtgtggatccttcagtccagcagacaTACGTTTCTCTCCTAACtttcctggatgattgtagctcacatccagctctctcagatgggaggggttggagctcagagctgagaccagagaagcacagccttcctctgtgatcagacatcctgacagacttgaaatataaaaagattgataacacaatgttttttaatcataagTAGCAGAGCCCTACAGATGTTGTGCAGAATAATTGACATTGATCTGAATATAAAGCAGCATGCAAATGATCAACTGTTAAAATCTCTCTCTGAGTCAGCTTTATTCTCATTGTTCAAgataacaaaattatagatGCTGtatcctgacctgagagtttccagtgtgcagtgtggactctccagtccagcagacaacaGCTTGACTCCTGAATTTTGCAAGTTGTTGTTACTCAGTaccagctctctcagactagaggactgggagctgagaactgaggacagagctgcacagcttctctctgagaggttacagccacTCAACCTGAAGAAGAATGAGTGATTAACATAATAAAGAAATGTTATTTCCCTTCCATAAAATATTGAAggtttgttgatatttttggctggacctgccatggaccagccctataacccaGAATGTCtatcactgactcactgactgagtgatgaagtagCAGTTTATAGTTTGACAGCACTGTGATGGGTAGGTGACgggtgtgtttacagtgtttttgtgctcTGAAAGATGTCACagcttagcatgctaatcctacatTAACATATGAATAagaccatatgtttacagacatccgATGattgaaacagatgaaagagaaaataaaaataattagaatagttacaattgatgttaaaataagttatctttcaaatgaaacatcccaagatatgaatGGAAAGTAATGTTCTTACAACTGcatttatacctttttttttacttaaatgtagcttaaccatgtcatgtgatatgctacttcagtacactttaacaacaaatattactgggaccacgacagaaaattgcagatggacatttaatatccaggaattcacattatagacactaccactgactatgcCTGTAAAAAAATTggccacagtttcacacattgaccatacataGTCCATCCATATACTAGAACTAGTCTCGTTTATAATCAAATGGCGTATAAGTACTTTTCTAGTCATCCATCCacttacagagctttatttgaagctttgaccactggcagcagcctcagaagagcctcctctgaagcagagtatttcttcaggtcaaacacatccagatctttttctgatgacagtaagatgaagaccagagctgaccactgagcaggagacagtttatttgtggagagacttcctgatcTCAGGAACCACCGAATCTCATTCACTAAAAAacgatcattcagttcattcagacagtggaacagattgatgcttctctctgcagacagattctcactgatcttcttcttgatgtactcAACTGTTTCCTGATTGCTCTGTGaactacttcctgtctgtgtcagcagaccttgtaggagagtctgattggtctgcagtgaaagacccaggaggaaTCGGAGAAACAAGTCCAAGTTTCCATTTGAACTCTGTAAGGCCTCgtccacagcactctggtagagatgtgtttctgcagatttgtcttttcttgACTCATACTTCTGGGATGTTGTTTCTTGTTCtgccagcagattgactccagagttgatgaatgtcagatggacatgaagagcagccagaaactcctgaacgctcagatggatgaagcagaacaccttgtcctggtacagccctctctcctctttaaagatctgtgtgaacactcctgagtacacagaggctgctctgatatcaatgccacactctgtcaggtctgattcatagaagatcaggttgcctttctgcagctgctcaaaagccagttttcccagagactcaatcatcttcctgctctctggactccagtgtggatctgtctcagctcctccatcatattTGACGTACTTCAGTTTCaactgaaccaccaggaagtggatgtacatttcagtcagggtcttgggcagctttcctccctctctgcttttcaacagatcctccagaactgtagcagtgatccagcagaagactgggatgtgacacatgatgtggaggctttgtgatgtcttgatgtgggagatgattctgctggcctgcttctcatctctgaatctcttcttgaagtactcctccttctgtgagtcagtgaaccctctgacctctgtcaccatgccAACACACTCAGGAggaatctgattggctgctgcaggtcgtgtggttatccagaggcgagcagagggaagcagtttccccctgatgaggtttgtcagcagcacatccactgaggtggactctgtaacatcagtcaggatctcattgttgtggaagtccagaggaagtcgacactcatccagaccgtcaaagatgaacacaacctggaactcttcaaacctgcagattcctgcttctttggtttcagtaaagaagtgatgaacaagttccaccaagctgtactttttctctttcagcacattcagctctctgaaagtgaatggaaatgtgaactgtatgtTCTGGTTGTGTGTCATGTGATGCAGATCTGTGCATCATATTAACAGCAGAGATTGAAATATAAACCTCTCCCATGTTGCCTCCATTTCCTCTCCATCATGTTAAAGCTGTTAAAATActcttactgctctgcagacagtcagccagctcctcctgcttcattctcctcagtaagtgcagtgtgatcttcagaaatgACTCtttgctgctcctcctctgctcttcatcctcaccgtccaacacctcctcatcctcactctgactctctaagcattctgggtaatctggACTCATAaccttctgcatcttcttcatCTCGTTCTTCACAAAACTGAtgatgttctcctccagcagctggaacagaataaaatgtaaatttaactgGTAGAAGTCAACATCAGATCATctgtgacagactgaaaactTGCTGGTCTACAGAGTGCAGCATGGAAACTGTTAGGACCAGAATGGTAGTTTAGTATTTAGTCTGTGGCTGTTGTAGTTAGCAGTAGTAGCTGtgctttacatttacacaccatAAATACAGAGTCcatgtgtgtttgatgctgctggacAGACTGACCACTGAGAACCTCTGAGCTCTGCTGATGAACTCTGTGAAGAAAAGATGAAGTCTtagaataaataatgacatcagTGTTAAAGGTGTTGTGTTCTGTCACAGTGGATCCAGTTAAAACACTCGGCTGTTCTGTCTTACCTCTGATCATTTGTCTATGTAAAGACTTTGTACCTctgttttaaaaacttttatacAGATAAAGTTTGTGGTTTTCAGGAAAGCGTCTGtatgaggagtgtgtgtgtttttagttatGAGAACcttgtgtgtaaaaacagtaTTAGTCACCAAGGTCAAGAATTAATTTTTACATCAATGATATGTCTTCTTATG is a window from the Thunnus thynnus chromosome 18, fThuThy2.1, whole genome shotgun sequence genome containing:
- the LOC137169851 gene encoding NLR family CARD domain-containing protein 3-like produces the protein MTHNQNIQFTFPFTFRELNVLKEKKYSLVELVHHFFTETKEAGICRFEEFQVVFIFDGLDECRLPLDFHNNEILTDVTESTSVDVLLTNLIRGKLLPSARLWITTRPAAANQIPPECVGMVTEVRGFTDSQKEEYFKKRFRDEKQASRIISHIKTSQSLHIMCHIPVFCWITATVLEDLLKSREGGKLPKTLTEMYIHFLVVQLKLKYVKYDGGAETDPHWSPESRKMIESLGKLAFEQLQKGNLIFYESDLTECGIDIRAASVYSGVFTQIFKEERGLYQDKVFCFIHLSVQEFLAALHVHLTFINSGVNLLAEQETTSQKYESRKDKSAETHLYQSAVDEALQSSNGNLDLFLRFLLGLSLQTNQTLLQGLLTQTGSSSQSNQETVEYIKKKISENLSAERSINLFHCLNELNDRFLVNEIRWFLRSGSLSTNKLSPAQWSALVFILLSSEKDLDVFDLKKYSASEEALLRLLPVVKASNKALLSGCNLSERSCAALSSVLSSQSSSLRELVLSNNNLQNSGVKLLSAGLESPHCTLETLSLSGCLITEEGCASLVSALSSNPSHLRELDVSYNHPGKLGEKRMSAGLKDPHWRLDTLRLDHGGELRLKPGLKKYFCELTLDTNTVNRHLKLSDNNRKVTYVEEDQSYPDHPDRFDFCPQLLCRNGLTGRCYWEVEWRERVHISVTYRGNSRKGNSYDCRFGYNDQSWSLKCSDDDGYYVCHNKTETSISSSSSSSSSSSSSSSSSVSNRVAVYVDCPAGTLSFYRVSSDTLIHLHTFNTTFTQPLCAGFGLFGSSVSLCCLSEEESPPV